One genomic window of Hyperolius riggenbachi isolate aHypRig1 chromosome 7, aHypRig1.pri, whole genome shotgun sequence includes the following:
- the LOC137524354 gene encoding uncharacterized protein — translation MDQIWMRVAAVAGSEGGEDTLRRFLDSISVPPAPLPNQQPLPAVQLPQMPTDLVPLDVQLPPAIPSTSAAASAAPGSSVRESRSRTKKSRDPDHLSVIAGAGADLSLAPPAKRPKKPRRPYSPDSRGPLLKSTGSRSAVGGSVRASKGGSRHLHTTGKKPGGHLADQSGPSCVPGRPADSAARNPSSSAAADAAPSSSASSFPAGHQASGPSTASLPSTSGSAPAASFLPGPACQVPFPQHVMQGQPSLYAQPPPPGLPILPSQHPLLGAPPLLSQPHPQDQPPLQVQPRVAGDFTADPASDSSDGEAEEPVQGIPAPRPGLKRVVWIVGHSFIFWARMRAKERPYSEQLDLNVDDYHIYWKGGRGMRWASFVPKILSLLDSWPVPDILIVHLGGNDLGRVGTLDLMSQMRQDFQQIHDSFPHTILVFSEMVQRYLWLKGSRRFLEKIRKRVNFAMSKFMPSVGGFTFRHTELEGDVPGLYRRDLVHLSPIGLDIFNMDMQSMVERAVGGGARP, via the exons ATGGATCAAATCTGGATGAGAGTGGCAGCTGTTGCGGGGTCTGAAGGGGGCGAAGACACGCTCCGCAGGTTTCTGGACTCTATTTCTGttcctcctgcccccctgccTAACCAGCAACCTCTGCCCGCTGTGCAGCTACCTCAAATGCCTACTGACCTGGTCCCCCTGGATGTTCAGCTGCCTCCGGCGATCCCCTCCACCTCTGCTGCCGCCTCCGCTGCGCCCGGATCGTCTGTGCGGGAGTCCAGGAGCCGCACCAAGAAATCCAGGGACCCGGACCACCTTTCTGTTATTGCCGGAGCGGGCGCGGACCTTTCCTTAGCGCCGCCGGCGAAGAGGCCCAAAAAGCCCAGGCGCCCCTACTCTCCGGATTCCCGGGGGCCGCTTTTGAAGAGCACAGGAAGTCGCTCTGCTGTGGGCGGAAGTGTGCGGGCATCTAAGGGCGGAAGTCGTCACCTCCACACCACTGGAAAGAagcccggcggccatcttgccgatcAGTCAGGGCCTAGCTGCGTTCCAGGGCGCCCTGCGGATTCTGCTGCCCGGAACCCATCTTCATCTGCTGCCGCCGATGCGGCTCCTTCCTCCTCCGCTTCTTCCTTTCCTGCCGGCCACCAAGCGTCTGGACCATCTACGGCCTCCCTGCCCTCCACATCCGGTTCCGCGCCAGCTGCCTCCTTCCTTCCAGGACCGGCCTGCCAGGTACCCTTTCCACAGCATGTGATGCAGGGCCAGCCCTCCCTCTATgcgcagcctccacctccgggcctGCCCATCCTGCCCAGCCAGCATCCACTCCTGGGGGCCCCTCCGCTTCTGAGTCAGCCTCATCCACAGGACCAGCCTCCTCTACAGGTCCAGCCAAGGGTCGCAGGGGACTTCACTGCGGATCCAGCCTCTGATTCATCGGATGGGGAAGCTGAGGAACCTGTCCAAGGAATCCCTGCTCCCAGACCGG gTCTCAAAAGGGTGGTCTGGATAGTTGGACACTCGTTCATCTTCTGGGCCCGGATGAGGGCAAAGGAAAGGCCTTATTCTGAGCAGTTGGATCTCAATGTGGATGATTACCATATTTATTGGAAGGGTGGTAGGGGAATGCGTTGGGCTTCATTTGTCCCAAAAATATTATCCTTGTTAGATTCCTGGCCGGTACCTGATATTCTAATTGTGCACCTAGGGGGTAACGATTTGGGCAGGGTCGGGACGCTTGACCTTATGTCACAGATGCGTCAAGACTTCCAACAGATACACGATTCCTTTCCCCACACAATTTTAGTTTTCTCGGAAATGGTGCAACGCTATCTGTGGTTAAAGGGTTCCCGCAGATTCCTGGAGAAAATCCGTAAACGAGTGAATTTTGCGATGAGCAAATTTATGCCATCGGTGGGCGGTTTCACTTTTCGCCACACCGAGTTAGAGGGAGACGTCCCAGGCTTGTACCGCCGGGACCTTGTTCATTTGTCCCCAATAGGACTGGACATTTTTAATATGGACATGCAAAGCATGGTTGAGAGGGCCGTGGGCGGTGGTGCCAGGCCTTAG